Within Sphingobium aromaticiconvertens, the genomic segment GACCGGCTCGATCACGCCGAGGCAGGCCGTCTCAAGGGAGATGTCGCGGCCATGCGCCGGCTGATCGACCAACTCATGCTGCTCGCCCAGATCGACGCCGCCACGGCGGCCCAACTGGTGCCGGAAGCCGTTTCGCTGACGGATGTGGCGACCGACGTCGTCAGTTTCATGGCCCCGGGGATCATCGCGACGGGCAAGACCATCGCCCTCGAAACTGGAGAGCAATCACCGGCCGTGCGTGGACGGCGCGAGGCGATCGCGGCGGCGCTGCGCAATCTCATTGAGAATGCTGTGCGCGTGACGCCCGCCGGCGGGGCTGTCCATGTCAGCGTCGGTCCCGGAGCGGCGATCGGTGTTCGAGACGATGGGCCGGGCCTTTCGCCCGATCGCCTGGGCGATCTTGTGCGGCGCCACAGCCGCGCCGATCATGCGAGCAAGGACGGCGCGGGGCTGGGCCTCGCGATCGTCGACCGGATCATGGCGGCGCACGGCGGGATGCTTGCGACCGATTCGGACAGGCGCGAGTTGTCGCTGCGCTTTCCCGGCGCCTGACGTTCCGCTCCCGTCAGGGAGTCGTCAGCATCGTCCGCTAGGCGAAAGCCATGTTGAACCGCAGCTTCATCCTTGCCGGCGTCGCCGTGATCGCGCTGACGCTTGCCGGCCTGTGGTGGTTGACCACCCGTGCCGACACGGCGCCGCCCGCCGCTCAGTCCAGCCCCCCTGTGGACTCTGTGAGCGCGGCGCCGGGCCATCTACGCGTCGAGGCCGGGCAGGCGGCGCAACTCGGTATCCGCCTTGCACCCGCCGTTGCGGCGAGCGAAGCGCCGCTCGCGATCGTGCCCGCCCTGATCCAGCCGCCCGCCAATGCGCGCGTGGCTGTGGCCGCAACCTTTCCGGGCGTGGTGATGCGCACCCTGGTCGTCGAAGGCGACACGGTGCGGCGCGGACAGCCACTTGCGGTGATTTCGAGCCGCGAGGTGCTGATGATGGGCGCGGACCTGACGCGCGCGAACGCACGGCTGGGGGTCGCTCGATCGAATGCCGCTCGTCTGTCGCAACTCAGTCGTGAGGGCATCATTGCCGGCGCCCGTGCCGACGAGGCCAGTGCGATCGCCGTGGAAACGAGCGCCGATGTTTCGGAGAAGGCGCGTATCCTGCACATGGTCAACGGCCATGGTGCAAGCGGCAGCTACACGCTGACGGCGCCGATCGCCGGCCGCATCACCACGGCCAGGATCCAGACCGGAAATTCGGTAGACGGCACGAGCGCGCCTTATGTGATCGATGCAGCGAACCGCTACGAAGTGCTTGGCCAGCTGCCCGAGCGGCTGGTTGGGCTGGTCCGTCCGGGCATGTTGGTGCGGATCGATCCGAACATACAGGGCCGCGTCACGGCGGTGGGGTCGACCATCGATCCTGCAACACGCTCGGCCAGTGTGAAGGCCGAGATCGCCGCCGGTCCAGGCATCGTGGCGGGGCGGGCGACCAATCTGCTGATTTCCGGCCCTGCTCCCGCGGGCGCGGTCGGCGTGCCTGCTGCCGCCGTCGCAACGATGAACGGCCGGACTGTCGTCTTCGTCGCCATCAAGGGTGGCTTTGCGGTGCGCG encodes:
- a CDS encoding sensor histidine kinase, yielding MTYRRSVSRRLVRGLGLVGLVGTVLLLAAVAFFYRLSFADLAAGEATSRALNEMLDHVALPVVILMAPVAFVGLRVIRQAFTPLAEAAAEIEAARGHERGFRIDTSRMPSEALPFTDAINDLLTRLDDAAMRQEAFAADVAHELRTPLAVLSLELDRLDHAEAGRLKGDVAAMRRLIDQLMLLAQIDAATAAQLVPEAVSLTDVATDVVSFMAPGIIATGKTIALETGEQSPAVRGRREAIAAALRNLIENAVRVTPAGGAVHVSVGPGAAIGVRDDGPGLSPDRLGDLVRRHSRADHASKDGAGLGLAIVDRIMAAHGGMLATDSDRRELSLRFPGA
- a CDS encoding efflux RND transporter periplasmic adaptor subunit; amino-acid sequence: MLNRSFILAGVAVIALTLAGLWWLTTRADTAPPAAQSSPPVDSVSAAPGHLRVEAGQAAQLGIRLAPAVAASEAPLAIVPALIQPPANARVAVAATFPGVVMRTLVVEGDTVRRGQPLAVISSREVLMMGADLTRANARLGVARSNAARLSQLSREGIIAGARADEASAIAVETSADVSEKARILHMVNGHGASGSYTLTAPIAGRITTARIQTGNSVDGTSAPYVIDAANRYEVLGQLPERLVGLVRPGMLVRIDPNIQGRVTAVGSTIDPATRSASVKAEIAAGPGIVAGRATNLLISGPAPAGAVGVPAAAVATMNGRTVVFVAIKGGFAVRDVKSGGANGSQAILLSGVKPGEQVVIAGTSALKALALSR